The window TCGATAGGTTGGTTGGTAATCACTTTCTGACAATGTGCCGCTAATAAGGGTATCGCTGCCATACCGCCTAGACCGAATCTTGCTTGATTAATGGTTGTACCATCCGCTGAGAGTTCTATTTTTGCCGCGACTAGACAGGCAGAAATATCATCTTCGTAACGCTTACTAATCTTGTGAATAAATAAATGCTGATTATCCTGCATAAGTGGAATATGAATAGCGACCACATAACTGCCGGCTCGCAGCTTAGTCTTTTTATAATCTAGGAAAAACTCTGATAAAGGTATTATTTCGTCAGTACAAGACTGTTCGTTACGGTCACTGTCACCGTTAGCCTTGCTATTAGTATCAGGGCCGCAATGACGCAAATGAATACGCGCTTCCAATGCCAGTAAAATCGGCGGTAAATCACCGATTGGAGAGGCATTGGCAACGTTGCCACCAATGGTACCCATGTTACGGATTTGCGGGGAGGCAATACGCTCGAACAGCTGAGCAAATTCAGGAAAATACTGTTCAAGTACCGGTAGCATTCCCTTATAGCTCATGCCAGCCCCAAACACCAAATCCTGCCCCACCGTTTGAACTGCTGCTTGCTTAGCATCACTGTCAGTGGACTCATCTACATCGGACAGCGACCAAGATTTCAGCTCCTCAATAGCCGACAGCTGAATAATCACTTCATGATCGACCAAGTGCTGAGTCACGCTCAATCCCAAGTCCGTGCCACCTGCCCAAATAGTCGCTTTTGGATTCGCAGCTAGAACCTGATTAAGTTCCTCAATAGATTGTGGAATAAATAGTTTCCGCGATCCTTCAGTAAGCGCAGGTTCTATAGATGCGGTTGATGACTCTTTCGTGCTTATCTTATTATTCGTGTCAGTACTTATACTTGTGTCAGCACTTATATTGGTACTTATATTGGTACTGCTATTGCTACTTGCCATCGCATCAGTAGCTAAGTTTATGGTTAGATCTTTCACTGCCGTCTGATTGGCTTCTCTTTGCTGACCAATTCCCTCCATCGCCAGACCTGCCTCAATGATAGGTCGATAACCAGTACATCGGCACAGATTGCCTGATATTGAGGCAACGATTTCATCATAACTTAGGTCGTCATAACTTAAATTATTCTCGCTTGGCTCATTCAGCCCTTTTTGTACACGATTATTTTCATAAACGCTTGCTAGCGACATGACAAACCCAGGCGTACAAAAGCCGCACTGCGAACCATGACACTCAACCATCGCTTGCTGTGCCGGATGCAATAGCGCACGCTCTGGGTGATTCTCAGGATTGTCTGCCAGATAAGAAGCCGTCATAAGATGATGACCATCCATCAACGACAATAGAGTAATACAAGAATTCAACGTATAGAAAGGTTCTATGCTATTGCTAGCGTTGCTACTAGAGCTATCAGTAGCGTTAACAGGTAAGCGTTGCGCCATAATAGTACAAGCACCGCAATCCCCACTGCCACAACCTTCTTTGGTATCCGTTTGACGCACGTGTAAGCGTAGGTACTCAAGCACCGTCGTATTAGGGTTGAGGTGGGTTAGCTCGTGGCGCTTTCCGTTCAGATAGAAATTTATCATAGCAAGACTCGGCTAAAGTAGAATAATAAGACGACACTTAACGACATCTGAAAACTCAAATGGTTTTTGAAAGCTCAAACGGTTAGCGCTGGCTCTTAATAAAAAGTAGGAGTAAAGTTAGCAATCATAGGGACAGAGGGTATTATAAAGCAGTAAAGCGAGTAGCCCAAAAGCTAGGCTTATCATTTAGCTGATACATACACTCGGAACTATATTGTGATACTAAAATTTGTGATAAGAAAAATTTAAATATGATTAATCATCCTTGATTAATATGGCCGTAAATTGATGCATAGGCCGTTTTTTATAATACACACTACATAAAAAAGCGGTTCTAACTGAGTTATATTATTTGTTATCAGCGTTTACACAGCTCTCAAATAGTGCTTGGACAGTGTTAAAAAACACTTAAGAGATTTTAAAAGTTGAAAGTTTCAAGTCAACTGACACTTGACTATATGGTCAGCTATTAACATATTATCACTACTTCTATTCACTTTACAACTTTTAAAAAAGAACAATAGCGATGATTAAACCAAATGAGTTTGATAAAAAAATAGATTTAACTTAGACGCTCATAGCTACATTTTTGATTTGCGGTATTGGTTAGCGTCCGTCCAAGATATTTACATCCACATCTTTATCTAACAACTGAAAACAGAACTGAATTACGGGAGCATCGACCATATTACCGTCGATTTTAAATACTGCCTGTCCACTGCTCTTGTATTCCTCTACTACACGTTTAGCAAATTCAATCTCGGCATCTGATGGTTGCAGAGCTTGCTGGACGATAGCCACTTGCTTAGGATGAATACAAAGCATGCCGGACATACCCATCTGTGACCACAACTGCACTCGCTGCCCAAGACCTTTGTCATCGTTAAAATCTGTATAGACGCTATCGATAGGCGCTAATAACTGATGAACCTTTGAGGTAAGCAGTAGCTGATAGCGAATTTGATTGGCAATAATATCGGCTGCAGCCGTACCTACCTGTACTTGTAGATCGTTGCATAAGTCTAGAAATCCATAGCTAAATGCGACCAGTCCTGATACTTTTGCCATGCTATCGATTTGATACAGGCCAACCGCACTCTCTACTAATGCAATTACCGACAGACCAGTAAATTCATGGACACGGTCAATGTTTGAAGCCCGCTCAGCTTTAGGTAATATGACTCCAGCAAGTTTAGGCATCTGCTGACAGATTTCTAAGTCTTCCTCGAAATCTACACTACCCGCCTGATTGATCCGAACCCAAATAGGGTGATAGTCCTGACTGTCATAATAGCTTCGTAATGCTTCGCGAGATTTTGCTTTGTCTTGCTGGGCAACCGCATCTTCTAGATCAACGATAACCGCATCTGCGCCACTGGCGAATGCTTTTGCAACCCGATCTATTCTAGTGGCAGGGACAAACAACCAGGTCTTGATGTTAGTAAAATCGTTTTTAGAAACGGCTGTATTATTAATATTGTTGTTACTGTTTCTGTTATTGTCGATAAGTGATTGCATGCTGGGCTCCGTCCTTGAGTGTTATGATCGATTCAAAACACAAGAGATACATTTGTAGCAACGTGCCACTATGCCATTTCTAAATTAGATTAACTATAGCCCTTACTATAACTAAATAAAAAACCGCATGCTATTTATATAAGCATACGGTTTTTAGTAATAAATCTAGTTCTGGGTGACGAGAGGTTAACTAAGCCAACATGCCGCCATCAACTATTATAGTTGCGCCGGTCGTATAACTGGATGCATCAGATACCAAATACAAAACCGTTCCCGCCATTTCGTCAGGGTCTGCAACGCGCCCTAGTGGGATTGCTTTAAGCGCCATATTTAATACTTTATCATTATTGGTTAAGGCAGAGGCAAACTTGGTATCCGTAAGGCCGGGTAACAACGCATTAACGCGAATATTTAATGGGCCACATTCTTTAGCAAAAGACTTAGTCATACTAATAACCGCAGCTTTGGTAATTGAATAGATACCTTGCTTATCGCCAGCCACCACGCCATTAACCGATGCGGTATTTAATATGACACCACCGCCCTGCTCTCGCATCATTTTGCCAGCAGCAGTCGACATAAAGAAATAACCGCGAATATTCACATCGACTGTCTTTTCAAAAGCTGCTAAGTCGGTATCTAAGATATGACCATAGTAAGGATTTGCCGCCGCATTATTCACTAAAATATCAATTTGACCAAACTCGCTTTTGATATGTTCAAAGATAGCGGCTATTTGCTCCATTTCTCCCACATGACAAGGGAACGCACTGGCCTTGCCGCCATCCACGACAATACTATCCGCAACCGCTTGGCAAGCATCTATTTTACGGCTAGAGACAATAACGTGGGCGCCTCTTGATGCAAGCAAGCGCGCAATAGACTCGCCAATACCGCGGCTTGCGCCGGTAACTAAAGCAATTTTTCCGGTTAAATCAAATAAATCTTTCATAATTATTCCTTATGTCTTTTTGAAAAAGCATCTCTATTAAAAAGCATGTCTATTAAAAGTATCTTTATTAAATAGCGTCTCTATTAACGTTGCTAATAACGTCTTTGATAAACAAACAGTTTCTTTGTAAAAAAAGCCCAATCAAGAATTAGGCTTCTAATCGTCTGTTTACGTCTATTTATAGGCCGTTACGCCAGCATGCCGCCATCAAGCGTAAAGGCATGACCATTCATGAAGCTGCTCTCGTCGCTCGCCAGCCATGCAATAGCCCCTGAAACCTCATCAACAGTCCCTAAACGGCGCAACGGACTCGCTTTTATGGTCGCTTGTTGAGCGCGCTCATCCATATTTGCCATGGTGTTACGTACCATCGGCGTATCGATAAAGCTTGGGCATACGGCATTAAAGCGAATATTTGCACGAGCGTATTCATGAGCAGCAGACTTGGTAAGTCCCATGACCCCATGCTTAGCGGCGCTATAGGCCGAAAGCAAAGGCGCAGAACGTAAACCCGCGATAGAGGCGACATTAATCACGTGCCCGCCGCCATTAGGTGCCATACAACCGACAGCGGCACGCATACAATGCCATACGCCTTTTAGATTGACAGCTATATTGCGGTCAAAATCCTCATCACTAAGCTCATGCATGGGCGCAGGTTTGTGATCAATACCCGCATTATTCACCACCACATCAAGGCCGCCCAGCTCCGTCATAGCAAAAGCAAACAGTGCTCGTACTTCATCGCCACTGGTGACATCTACCTTTTTGAATAATAGGGTATTGCCAGCATCTTGCCCTTGCTTGGCAACGGCATGCCCCAGCTCTTCCGCC of the Psychrobacter sp. LV10R520-6 genome contains:
- a CDS encoding xanthine dehydrogenase small subunit, which translates into the protein MINFYLNGKRHELTHLNPNTTVLEYLRLHVRQTDTKEGCGSGDCGACTIMAQRLPVNATDSSSSNASNSIEPFYTLNSCITLLSLMDGHHLMTASYLADNPENHPERALLHPAQQAMVECHGSQCGFCTPGFVMSLASVYENNRVQKGLNEPSENNLSYDDLSYDEIVASISGNLCRCTGYRPIIEAGLAMEGIGQQREANQTAVKDLTINLATDAMASSNSSTNISTNISADTSISTDTNNKISTKESSTASIEPALTEGSRKLFIPQSIEELNQVLAANPKATIWAGGTDLGLSVTQHLVDHEVIIQLSAIEELKSWSLSDVDESTDSDAKQAAVQTVGQDLVFGAGMSYKGMLPVLEQYFPEFAQLFERIASPQIRNMGTIGGNVANASPIGDLPPILLALEARIHLRHCGPDTNSKANGDSDRNEQSCTDEIIPLSEFFLDYKKTKLRAGSYVVAIHIPLMQDNQHLFIHKISKRYEDDISACLVAAKIELSADGTTINQARFGLGGMAAIPLLAAHCQKVITNQPIEVASFEKAAQALPLDVSPLTDVRASREYRLHVVQRLLIKCGKKLVRNLQTEKA
- a CDS encoding HpcH/HpaI aldolase/citrate lyase family protein, giving the protein MQSLIDNNRNSNNNINNTAVSKNDFTNIKTWLFVPATRIDRVAKAFASGADAVIVDLEDAVAQQDKAKSREALRSYYDSQDYHPIWVRINQAGSVDFEEDLEICQQMPKLAGVILPKAERASNIDRVHEFTGLSVIALVESAVGLYQIDSMAKVSGLVAFSYGFLDLCNDLQVQVGTAAADIIANQIRYQLLLTSKVHQLLAPIDSVYTDFNDDKGLGQRVQLWSQMGMSGMLCIHPKQVAIVQQALQPSDAEIEFAKRVVEEYKSSGQAVFKIDGNMVDAPVIQFCFQLLDKDVDVNILDGR
- a CDS encoding SDR family oxidoreductase gives rise to the protein MKDLFDLTGKIALVTGASRGIGESIARLLASRGAHVIVSSRKIDACQAVADSIVVDGGKASAFPCHVGEMEQIAAIFEHIKSEFGQIDILVNNAAANPYYGHILDTDLAAFEKTVDVNIRGYFFMSTAAGKMMREQGGGVILNTASVNGVVAGDKQGIYSITKAAVISMTKSFAKECGPLNIRVNALLPGLTDTKFASALTNNDKVLNMALKAIPLGRVADPDEMAGTVLYLVSDASSYTTGATIIVDGGMLA
- a CDS encoding SDR family NAD(P)-dependent oxidoreductase, with translation MTLTTNGIASDVASNVVGKRILITGGASGIGAASALLLASRGAKVVIGDLAEELGHAVAKQGQDAGNTLLFKKVDVTSGDEVRALFAFAMTELGGLDVVVNNAGIDHKPAPMHELSDEDFDRNIAVNLKGVWHCMRAAVGCMAPNGGGHVINVASIAGLRSAPLLSAYSAAKHGVMGLTKSAAHEYARANIRFNAVCPSFIDTPMVRNTMANMDERAQQATIKASPLRRLGTVDEVSGAIAWLASDESSFMNGHAFTLDGGMLA